From Staphylothermus hellenicus DSM 12710, a single genomic window includes:
- a CDS encoding transcriptional regulator: protein MQRKVLEEILDNILRNLKKAGFVVENINYPENKRSIDIIGLYNNSHIMIKVTIDATHVSDIEVSDLKKASQAYNASSIVVSRKYRKKEIDPEVVYRRKGINVVNEELLEKYIIKNEKPLIYEAQGNFLVRINPQKFREKRLELGLSLGELADKIGVTRKAIYNYEHGKISVTVNTAVKIAEIMGMDVFEPVDLFKPEKIEIKEEFSPRNKIEELLYRACNLKGLKLYKLLRTPIDYVLKGARNTVSVINYRKDPEKIRVKIEEATRIARITGSKEMIIRGLDDVKEIKKYLEETLF from the coding sequence ATGCAGAGGAAAGTGCTTGAAGAAATTCTCGATAATATTTTGAGGAATTTAAAGAAAGCTGGTTTCGTAGTTGAAAATATAAATTATCCAGAAAATAAACGTTCAATAGATATTATAGGATTATACAACAACTCCCACATTATGATCAAAGTAACCATCGATGCAACACATGTATCCGATATAGAAGTGAGCGATTTGAAAAAAGCATCACAAGCATATAATGCGTCCTCAATAGTAGTTTCTAGGAAATATAGAAAGAAGGAAATAGATCCTGAAGTGGTATATCGGAGAAAAGGTATAAATGTTGTCAACGAGGAATTGCTGGAAAAATACATTATCAAAAATGAAAAACCATTAATATATGAGGCTCAAGGAAACTTTTTGGTAAGAATAAATCCACAGAAATTCCGAGAAAAACGATTAGAATTAGGTCTAAGCTTAGGCGAGCTAGCCGATAAAATAGGCGTAACACGTAAAGCTATCTATAATTATGAACATGGTAAAATAAGTGTAACAGTAAATACCGCTGTAAAAATAGCTGAAATCATGGGAATGGATGTTTTTGAGCCTGTTGACCTGTTTAAACCCGAAAAAATAGAGATTAAGGAAGAATTTTCTCCGAGAAATAAAATAGAAGAACTACTATATAGAGCATGTAATCTTAAAGGATTAAAACTATATAAGCTATTGAGAACACCCATAGACTATGTCTTAAAAGGAGCCAGGAACACAGTATCTGTAATAAACTATAGAAAAGACCCTGAAAAAATAAGGGTAAAAATTGAAGAAGCCACAAGAATAGCTAGGATAACAGGATCGAAAGAAATGATTATTCGCGGCTTAGACGATGTAAAGGAAATAAAGAAATATTTGGAGGAAACCCTATTCTAA
- a CDS encoding NTPase — protein MKNYIITGRPGIGKSTLFNNIINTLKKSGIIVGGIKSPEVRDSKGIRIGFKIIDLMSNEEGWLARRNHYSTIKVGKYGIVLEESSRIIREALRKALEKADVIGIDEIGPMELKINVFRTMLEQVLGSNKPKILVIHYRLRDRSILDKIYKVENEKYILTEHNRDLLNKVLPRKILMEIKEITNKK, from the coding sequence ATGAAGAATTACATCATAACAGGTAGACCCGGCATCGGTAAATCTACTCTTTTCAATAATATAATTAATACTCTTAAGAAGTCAGGCATCATTGTCGGAGGAATAAAAAGCCCCGAAGTCAGGGATTCTAAGGGTATTAGGATAGGTTTTAAAATAATTGATTTAATGAGCAATGAGGAAGGCTGGTTAGCTAGAAGAAATCATTACTCGACAATTAAAGTCGGCAAATATGGAATAGTATTAGAAGAATCTAGTCGAATCATAAGAGAAGCACTTAGAAAAGCACTGGAAAAAGCAGATGTTATTGGAATAGATGAAATAGGGCCAATGGAACTTAAAATAAATGTTTTCAGAACTATGCTTGAACAAGTCCTCGGCTCTAATAAGCCGAAAATATTGGTTATACATTATAGATTACGTGATCGCTCAATACTTGACAAGATCTATAAGGTAGAAAACGAAAAATATATCCTAACAGAACATAACAGGGACTTATTAAATAAAGTACTTCCCCGGAAAATTCTTATGGAAATTAAGGAAATTACTAACAAAAAATAA